ATTCTTCCCAGAAATAACAGCCGTAAAATTCACGGAAACCTTTAAGGCGGAGCTGAAGGCAAAAGCCTAAACAACCCCGGTTATTTTTGCGATTCTTTCACATTCTTCAAGGCTTAGTTCCAGCTTGTTGAGGATTGTGTAGCGTTCAGGTCTTATGGAAGAAGCCATAAACAAGGCTTTAACAACATCATCTTTCGATAATCCCAGCTCGTAGGCGTTTGTGGGCGCCCCAACAGTTTTCAAGGTTTCCCTTATGCGTTTCCAGTTGGCGCCGTGCAGATAAGCCATAACAATTGTTCCAACACCACACTGCTCGCCATGAAGAGCGTTATTCGGCTTAATTAGGTCTAGGGCGTGGCTGAACAAGTGTTCCGCGCCACTGCATGGTCGACTGCTCCCAGCAATGCTCATGGCTACACCACAGCTTATTAGGGCTTCGAGGAGCACTCGCAGTCCCTCCTCGTTCTGCGGTTTTATGAGGCTAGCATTCCGCATAACAAGTCTTGCACTCATTAGGGCTAAGCTTGCGGCGTATTCCCCATAATACTCATTTCTATCCATATGTGCCAATTTCCAGTCCCTTACGGCTGTAAACTTTGCAATAACGTCACCACAACCACTTGCAATAAAACGGTGGGGCGTCTGTGCAATTATGTTTGTGTCGGCTATTATTGCTATGGGAGCTTGAGCCATAACTGAAAAGGGTTTTTCAAGACCCTTAACTGATGAAAGCGGACTTGCAATTCCGTCATGGGAGGCTGTTGTTGGAACACTAATGAAAGGCACATTTTGCCGAGCAGAGCTTAGCTTTGCCACGTCAATTTTTGTTCCCCCACCAACACCGAAAACAACTTGAGGCTTTAAGGCTCTAATTTTTCCCTCAACGGCTTCCACGTCTTTTATTGTTGCCGACCCTACAATGTGGGTTTTGGCTTCTACGCCTTCTTTTTCAAGAATTTCCTCAACAACCCTTCCAGCGACATCGTGGGTTTTCTGCCCAGTAATTATTAATGCGGATTCCGTGAAACCCAGTCTTCTGGAGATTTCTGCAGTTTGTTCTATTACGCCTTCTCCGACGATAACCTCTCTTGGAAGCTGCATCCAGTGGCGTTTTAAAGGCAAATCAATCACTTGTTAAGCTTTTCCCTTTAAATGATATCGACGTGGCTCTTAAAACCCTTTTCAAGGCAACGTTTCAGCTTGGTATTTTAACTATGAATTTTAGTTTCATAACCGATAAGAATCCAAAATTTAAATCCATCATTATGTCTGATAGGGTGACTATTGAGAGGGGAAAATGTAAACGTTACTGTATGAGGTGCGGCAGGGAAATATCAAGGGATGAATATGAAGAGTTTGGTGGTTTATGCGAGGAGTGCTATTGGACGGAGGAAGACGAGCTAACAGAAGAAGAGGACATAATCTAAAGGCTTTAAACGTTTATAGGTGAATTGCATTTTTCAAAGCGTAATATTAATAAGCTTCATGGCGTGATTACATGATGCTACTTCCTAGCAAAGTAATTTGGCGATGTGTTTAGGTTTTGGGAGAAATGCGTAAAATGTCAAACAACAACGTAGTTGATAAGTTGACGTTGAAGGGAACGACAACCGTAGGGGTTGTCTGTAAAGACGGGGTAATCCTAGCCTCAGACACCCGTGTAACCATGGGATTCTATGTAGCCCACAAGCATGGGAAGAAAATTTACAAGATAGACGACCACATGGCAATGACAATTGCTGGAACGGTTGCTGACGCTCAAAGAACAGTGGACATTTTAACGGCTAACGCCCAGCTTTACAAGATAAACATGGGGAGACCGATGCCCATAAGCTCAGCGGCGAGGCTTATGGCAAACATCCTATTCTCAGCCAGATACATACCACTGGCAACTCAAGTCCTAATAGGCGGCGTCGACGACACCGGACCTCACGTTTTTTCCATAGACCCCTTTGGAAGCCTAACAGAGGAGAAATGTGTTGCTACAGGTTCTGGTTCTCCAATAGCCTACGGCGTCTTGGAAGACAAGTTCCGCGAGGGCATGTCGGTGGCTGAGGCTTTACCAATAATTGTTAGGGCTGTTGACTCAGCCATGAAGAGGGACTCGGCCAGCGGAGACAGTTTCAACGTGGCTGTTGTGGATGCAAATGGTTATAGGGAGCTAACCGAGGAGGAGAAAAGAAAACTTTTAGCTGCAAACTAGAAAAGGGAAGTCTAAAAGTTGGCGCCCAACACTGAAAGGGAGAAAATCGAAATAAGCAAATACATACTTGAGCATGTTCCAAAAGAGGCGGAAGTCACAAGAGTAGAATATGAAGGTCCAATGCTGGCAGTCTACGCCAAAAGACCAGAAATCCTCGTAGAGCAAAGCAGCCTAATTGCAGACATAGTCAACGTCATAAGAAAAAGAATAGTCGTCCGCTCAGACCCATCTGTTAGGCTCCCAGAAAAGGAAGCTGAAAAAATAGCCCGCGAAATAATCCCGCCAGAAGCTGAAGTCACAGATGTATACTTTGATCCAAGCCTTGGCGAAATAATTATTGAAGCTAAAAAGCCTGGGCTAGTCATAGGGAAAAATGGCACTGTTCTTCAGGAGATTATAAGGAAGACGAAGTGGCGCCCCCACGTTTTGAGAAGTCCACCACTGCGCTCCAAAATTATTGCGCATATGCGCCACTACCTCCACTCAGAAAGCAAGGAAAGGGAGCGGAACCTCCGCACCTTTGGCGAGAGAATCTTCAGACCAAAAATCTTCGAAGTTGGGGATGTTCGTATCACGCCTCTTGGTGGCGTTCAAGAGGTTGGGCGTTCAGCTTTCCTTGTGCAGACTAGGGAAAGCAGCATCCTCTTGGATTGTGGCATAAACCCTGGCTCATCAAAGCCCTTTGAGGCATTTCCAAGGTTTGACCACCCAGCCTTTGAAATAGACTCGCTGGACGCTGTTGTTATAAGCCACGCCCACCTCGACCACTGCGGCTTGGTGCCCTTCCTTTACAAGTATGGCTATGAAGGTCCTGTTTACTGTTCCGCGCCAACATCAAACTTAATGACGCTGCTCCAACTTGACTATTTGGATGTAGCCAGCAAGCAGGGTATAATCCCACCCTACGACCAGAAAGATGTTCGAGAGTGTGTCCTCCACACGATTCCACTGCGTTATGGTGTTGTAACCGACATAGCTCCAGACGTTCGGCTGACACTGCACAATGCCGGACACATTTTAGGCTCTTCGATTGTACATTTGCACATAGGCGAAGGCTTACACAACATTGTCTATACGGGCGACTACAAGTATGCACGAACCATGCTTTTAGAGGCGGCAACAGCCGAGTTCCCAAGAGTTGAAACCGTCATAACTGAAAGCACTTATGGCGGTCCAGAGGACATTATGCCGTCAAGGGTTGAGGCTGAAGAACGCCTAACAAAAATAGTGAACGAAACCCTAGAGAAGAGGGGCAAAGTTCTCATCCCGGTGCCAGCGGTGGGCAGAGCCCAAGAAATAATGCTTGTTTTGGACGGCTACATGAAGCGGGGGCTCATGAAGGAGGCTCCAGTTTTCATCGAGGGCATGATTTCTGAAGCCACCGCAATCCACACGGCTTATCCGGAATATCTGGGTAGAGAGGTTCGCAACAGCATCCTCCACGACGGAGTAAACCCCTTCGAGTCGGACTACTTTACTGTTGTGGAACATCCAAGCGTTAGGCAAAACGTCATTGATGGGGAACCATGCATTATAATGGCTACGTCAGGCATGCTTGAAGGCGGACCGGTAATAGAATACTTCAAAAGCCTAGCAGAAGACGAGAGAAACTCCATAGTCTTCGTAAGCTACCAGATTGAGGGCACTTTAGGCAGACGTGTCCAAAAAGGCATAAACGAAGTGGCAATGATTGACAGTGAAGGCAAAATGAGCGTTGTAAAAGTCAAGATGCGAGTAGAATCCATAGAGGGCTTTTCGGGTCACTCTGACAGGCGGCAAATAATAAATTACTTGACACATTTGAAGCCTAGACCAGAAAGGGTTATAGTTTGCCATGGTGAAAGAGCCAAAATAGCCAGCATATCCAATTTCATAGAGAAAAAGTGTGGAATCCAGAGCTTTGCGCCGGCGGTTATGGAAACAATTAGGCTGCTGTAGGTATAGGCTCGCTTGCCACCGGCGTTTTCTCTCTCCAAATCTTCACGTTAGGAGGACAAATAACAACACGTTCCTCGCCTAGGCGGGCAATGTCCCCGCCAACAGACTCAACAAACTCGCATAACTCGTTAACAGCCCGCTTAACATCGTCCACGCTCTTATTTGCAAGGGGAGTTATTCTAAGAATCAAGATATTTCCGGAGCGCACCTCCTTTTTAACAACATCCAAGTCAGATAAGTCTCGGAGGGGCATAGCCTTCAGGAAGGTTTTGCCGGGCTTCTCCTTGGCTTCCGCTTTCGGCGTTTCCGCCTTTTCCTCTTTCTTGTATTTGCGGAAGAGTTCACCTAAACCCGGCAAACTTCTCCTCTCTATTACGCTCTTTATACCTATTTACCTCTTTTAAGAGTTTAAGCGTTTCCTTGTTGAGCGATGCTCTGAACCTAAAATACAGATTAATGTTAATAGGTTTATGAATCCGGAATATGAATTTAAGCTTACTTTTGCTATGCTCCTGCCAACTCCCTTATAGTTTTCCAGATTTTGTCGCCGACATAGTGAATGTTCCTAACCACAACGCCATGTCTAACCTTAACAGCCTCTTCCAAATCGTAGAGAATTTCGCCAACGGCAATAGGCTTCCCATATTTCTCGTCCACAACCAAAACCATGTCGCCTTTCACAAATTTTCCTTCAAATCGTAAAATTCCCGGAGCCATCACGTCTGCACCATTGCAAACGTGGGGAACAGCTCCCATATCCACAACGACTTTAGGCAACAAGCTGAGAACTTCTTTAAACAGTAGGGTTGGGTAAACGTTTTCTTCGATTTTGAAAAGTACCGGCTCGTCGTTTAAGAGGTAGACCTCACCGAAATCCGATTCAAAAATTTCTATTTTTGGCATTTTGGCGAAACATTTTTCCAACGCTATTTTGAGACTTTTTGAGGCGTTTTCTAAAAGCTTCTTCGCCTCTTTATCCTTTAGAAAATGTCTCTTACCCCTTTTCGACATGGTTTTTCTCTTCTTGTTTAGATAGGTTTAAATGGTATAAGTTTAAGTATAAAAAGGGTAAATGTCTATTGAGGTCTGCAAATGAGCGAGATGACAACAGAAATCCTCGAGCAAAACCTTGGAAAAATAGTGCTTGTGAGATTGAAGGGTGGAAAAAGCCTTAGAGGTAGGCTAAAGGGCTTTGACCAGCATCTAAACCTTGTTCTTGAGGAGACTGAAGACACGACCGACGCTGACAACACAAAGAAGCTTGGCCTAATAATTGTCCGCGGAGACAACGTGGTACTAATTTCGCCGCCGCCTAGGTGAAAATTTTGGGAAAGGGAACACCATCCTTTGGAAAACGCGCCGGGAAAACTCTTCACATACGTTGTAGGCGTTGTGGAAGGAGAGCCTATAACGTTTCTAAAAAGCGATGTGCTGCATGCGGTTATGGGGCTTCAACAACTATTAGGCGTTATTCTTGGCAGACCAAAAACCTTAACAGAGAGCGAATCCGCTAAAACTCGTTATTATTGTAATATCCCTTATCAATTCTAACGAATATAAGCGGTCCCTTACTTCTTGTCAACTCTCTAGCTCTGCGCAATGTGCTGTTCACGATGTTTAGCACTTGCTCTTGGTCGCTTGTATACTTCCTCTTGTTTTCGCCCAGTTCCATTTTTAGAAGGTTTTCAGCCAAAATTGACGTGCCGCATATCTCCCCATTTTTAATGAGTGTTGATATGACGACTTCTTGCATTTCTCTGCGATTGGTGAGCCTCCTCCATATGGGCTCAGCGCTGTTTAGGATTTTTGTAACTTTGTTCCATCTGTGGGCTTCCTCGTTGCCTATCAGTAGTTTTACCCTTTCACCCCACTTTTTCAGCCATATGCCAGTCCACAAGTCTACGAACTCTTCAAACTCTTTAGGCTCCTTTTGATAGAATTCCTCTAGTTTGTCGGCAAGTTCGAAATCGTTTGCTTCTTTGCCCACAAGGTTCCAGTAAACCTTCATGTAGTTGGTGAAGTCTTGGCATGCTATTTGCAGAACCTTTCGATCAGCGCCAAAGAGGTCCAGCATTGGATTTTTGCTTTTAAGTTTTTCAGACAGCAAAGTCTCAATGAAATTCATTGTCTTCGAAGCCCTCTCCGCTTTAATACTAAGTTTAAGGTTTTAATTAAGCTTTATTTATGGTTGCTTCTATAATATTCTTAAGTAATTTTCAACCATATTGCATGCTCTGTAATATTCCCTAGTCAAGAAAACTTGGGAGTTCCCCGATGTTATTAATGATCAGGTCTGGTTTTTCCCCCTCCAACTCTTCCTTTGTGAAGATTCCGGATAAAACAGCGATTGTTTTTGCTCCGGCATTCTTTCCAGCCTTAACGTCCGTTACGGAGTCACCTACAATGGCACATTCGTCTACTTTAACGCCTAACCGTTTAGCACATTCAACCAACGCCTTGGGAGAAGGTTTCGGAAACGGTGTATTCAGAGCTGTCACAACGCATTGGAAATATTTGGCTAAACCAACCTTCTCCAGCCACTTTCCAATATTTTCGCATGGAACATAGCGCATTGTAAGCAAAGCCATTTTAGCTTTTCCCGAAAGTTTTTCAAGCGTTTTTTGTACGTTTGGCATTAGTCTCGC
This sequence is a window from Candidatus Bathyarchaeia archaeon. Protein-coding genes within it:
- a CDS encoding NAD(P)-dependent glycerol-1-phosphate dehydrogenase produces the protein MQLPREVIVGEGVIEQTAEISRRLGFTESALIITGQKTHDVAGRVVEEILEKEGVEAKTHIVGSATIKDVEAVEGKIRALKPQVVFGVGGGTKIDVAKLSSARQNVPFISVPTTASHDGIASPLSSVKGLEKPFSVMAQAPIAIIADTNIIAQTPHRFIASGCGDVIAKFTAVRDWKLAHMDRNEYYGEYAASLALMSARLVMRNASLIKPQNEEGLRVLLEALISCGVAMSIAGSSRPCSGAEHLFSHALDLIKPNNALHGEQCGVGTIVMAYLHGANWKRIRETLKTVGAPTNAYELGLSKDDVVKALFMASSIRPERYTILNKLELSLEECERIAKITGVV
- the psmB gene encoding archaeal proteasome endopeptidase complex subunit beta produces the protein MSNNNVVDKLTLKGTTTVGVVCKDGVILASDTRVTMGFYVAHKHGKKIYKIDDHMAMTIAGTVADAQRTVDILTANAQLYKINMGRPMPISSAARLMANILFSARYIPLATQVLIGGVDDTGPHVFSIDPFGSLTEEKCVATGSGSPIAYGVLEDKFREGMSVAEALPIIVRAVDSAMKRDSASGDSFNVAVVDANGYRELTEEEKRKLLAAN
- a CDS encoding beta-CASP ribonuclease aCPSF1 gives rise to the protein MAPNTEREKIEISKYILEHVPKEAEVTRVEYEGPMLAVYAKRPEILVEQSSLIADIVNVIRKRIVVRSDPSVRLPEKEAEKIAREIIPPEAEVTDVYFDPSLGEIIIEAKKPGLVIGKNGTVLQEIIRKTKWRPHVLRSPPLRSKIIAHMRHYLHSESKERERNLRTFGERIFRPKIFEVGDVRITPLGGVQEVGRSAFLVQTRESSILLDCGINPGSSKPFEAFPRFDHPAFEIDSLDAVVISHAHLDHCGLVPFLYKYGYEGPVYCSAPTSNLMTLLQLDYLDVASKQGIIPPYDQKDVRECVLHTIPLRYGVVTDIAPDVRLTLHNAGHILGSSIVHLHIGEGLHNIVYTGDYKYARTMLLEAATAEFPRVETVITESTYGGPEDIMPSRVEAEERLTKIVNETLEKRGKVLIPVPAVGRAQEIMLVLDGYMKRGLMKEAPVFIEGMISEATAIHTAYPEYLGREVRNSILHDGVNPFESDYFTVVEHPSVRQNVIDGEPCIIMATSGMLEGGPVIEYFKSLAEDERNSIVFVSYQIEGTLGRRVQKGINEVAMIDSEGKMSVVKVKMRVESIEGFSGHSDRRQIINYLTHLKPRPERVIVCHGERAKIASISNFIEKKCGIQSFAPAVMETIRLL
- the sepF gene encoding cell division protein SepF, whose translation is MPGLGELFRKYKKEEKAETPKAEAKEKPGKTFLKAMPLRDLSDLDVVKKEVRSGNILILRITPLANKSVDDVKRAVNELCEFVESVGGDIARLGEERVVICPPNVKIWREKTPVASEPIPTAA
- a CDS encoding DUF1947 domain-containing protein, whose product is MSKRGKRHFLKDKEAKKLLENASKSLKIALEKCFAKMPKIEIFESDFGEVYLLNDEPVLFKIEENVYPTLLFKEVLSLLPKVVVDMGAVPHVCNGADVMAPGILRFEGKFVKGDMVLVVDEKYGKPIAVGEILYDLEEAVKVRHGVVVRNIHYVGDKIWKTIRELAGA
- a CDS encoding LSm family protein, whose product is MSEMTTEILEQNLGKIVLVRLKGGKSLRGRLKGFDQHLNLVLEETEDTTDADNTKKLGLIIVRGDNVVLISPPPR
- a CDS encoding 50S ribosomal protein L37e codes for the protein MGKGTPSFGKRAGKTLHIRCRRCGRRAYNVSKKRCAACGYGASTTIRRYSWQTKNLNRERIR
- a CDS encoding HAD family hydrolase, which translates into the protein MKLKVKGIIIDLDGTLTDSKEAYREALARALETFGIEEFDPRLVLEIPRRLEQNLPIESLLPKINVEKFLNIYLEAYYKIAEDKARLMPNVQKTLEKLSGKAKMALLTMRYVPCENIGKWLEKVGLAKYFQCVVTALNTPFPKPSPKALVECAKRLGVKVDECAIVGDSVTDVKAGKNAGAKTIAVLSGIFTKEELEGEKPDLIINNIGELPSFLD